The bacterium BMS3Abin02 genomic interval CGATCCACCCGATCAGATAGATCAGGAAGCCCGACCCGCCCGCGACGAGCAAGACGAGCAGAATGATGCGGATGATCACCGAGTCGATGCCCAGGTAGCGGCCCAACCCGCCTGCGACTCCCGCGATGACCTTGTCGTTTGCGCTTCGCCGCAGCACCTTTGGTGTGGTCGCCGGGGCCGGGCCTTCAGGCGTGGTCATATGTTCCCTCCTCACGTTGGTTCAAACCTACCTTCGCTCTCGTGACGCTGAGCCGAGACTATTCCCGTGAACCGTCACGAGAACGGTTCACCAACGGATCAGCATCGACGCCCAGGTGAAGCCACTTCCGAAAGATGCCGACGCCACCAGCATCCCCGGCTGGAGGACGCCGGCCTTCTCGGCCTCATGGAGTCCGATCGGTATCGTCGCCGCGGTCGTGTTGCCGAACCGGTCGATTGTGTTGAACACCTTCTTCTCGGGAATGCCCATGCGTTGGGCGACAGCCTCGTTGATCCGGAGGTTGGCCTGGTGGAAGACGAAGAGGTCGACGTCTTCGAGAGCGACGCCATTGGCGTCAAGGGTCTCGTTGATCGCTTCCGGCATCCGCTTGATCGCGTGGACGTACACCTTGCGGCCGTTCATCTTCGGGTAGATCTGACCCTGGTCGATGATCTCGTGGGTGACCATACGGCCGCCGACGGCCATTCCTGGCGCCTCAACCCATAGCTCTTCGGCGAACGCGCCGTCGGCGTGCAGGTGCGTGGAGTAGACATGTGAATCGACCGCAGGGTCTTGGACATCGGCGGCTTCCATCACGATCGCTCCGGCGCCATCCCCGAAGAGCACGGCGAGGTCGCGGCCCTGCGTGCTGATGTCGAGGCCCTTGGAGTGGATCTCCGCGCCAACGACAAGAGCCCGGCGTGCCGATCCTGTGCGGATGTACTGGTCGGCCATCGAAACGGCGTAGATGAATCCGGTGCACTGCTGGCGGACGTCGATTGCAGGGATGCCGGGGACCCCCAGCTTGCGCTGGAGGAATACGCCGGTGCCGGGGAAGAAGTGATCGGGACTGATGGTCGCGAAGAAGATCATGTCCAGGTCGCCAGGGCCGATTCCTGCCGATGCGAGAGCCTGTTTCGACGCTTCCAATGCCAGATCGGAGGTGGATGTGGCGCTTGCCACCCAGTGCCGTTGCTTGATGCCGGTGCGCTGGGTGATCCACTCGTCGGACGTGTCCATGAGCCGAGTGAGGTCTTCGTTGGTGACGATCCTTGGTGGGACGTAACTCCCCACGCCCGTGATTCGCGAACGGAGCGCCATGCGATCTGCCTTCCCGATTGGTCCAGGCATGGTATCGCGTGAAGACCGGTCAGATCGACTTGCGGATGTCCGGAGCGCCGAGACGAACCGCGTCGGCAGTGCGGTCGTCAGGCTGGCGTTGTGAATCCCGCTCGGCTTCGACGCGGGCGAGGTAGTACGTGACCTCCTGGCGCCGGGTCTGCTCATCCCAGCCGAGCACGGCGCCGACGAGTCGGGCGGCCTTTTCTGCGACGTCGGTTCCACGGTCTTTGGTCTCCACCGAGATCCGGGTCCTTCGTGTGAGGACGTCGTCGAGGTGCAGCGCGCCTTC includes:
- the fabH_1 gene encoding 3-oxoacyl-[acyl-carrier-protein] synthase 3; the encoded protein is MALRSRITGVGSYVPPRIVTNEDLTRLMDTSDEWITQRTGIKQRHWVASATSTSDLALEASKQALASAGIGPGDLDMIFFATISPDHFFPGTGVFLQRKLGVPGIPAIDVRQQCTGFIYAVSMADQYIRTGSARRALVVGAEIHSKGLDISTQGRDLAVLFGDGAGAIVMEAADVQDPAVDSHVYSTHLHADGAFAEELWVEAPGMAVGGRMVTHEIIDQGQIYPKMNGRKVYVHAIKRMPEAINETLDANGVALEDVDLFVFHQANLRINEAVAQRMGIPEKKVFNTIDRFGNTTAATIPIGLHEAEKAGVLQPGMLVASASFGSGFTWASMLIRW